The genomic window GTGAGCACACCCACGAACTGGCGTGGCGCTGCCGCCGACAACAGCGTCGCAAGGTCGGTCGCTGCCGCGCTGTGCACGAGCACCATCGGACCCGCCTGCAAACGATCCAGCCATTCAATCAGCACGTCGCGATGCCAGTCGAGCCGATGCACGACCTCGCGCTTGGGCTTGTCGCTCATGCCGAAGCCGATGAGGTCGGGCGCCAGCATGCGTGGGCCGGACATGGCAAGGAGGTGCCTGAACAAGTAGCTCCACTCTCCGGGGCCGTGCAGGCACAGCAGCGTGGGTTTGGGGCTCGCAGGTGCCGTGTCGACGTAATGCATGCGCCAGTCACGCAAGCTCGGGAGGTCGTCGATCCAGCGAGACGTGAAGGGGTAGTCAGTCAGGCCGGTAAAGCGCTCTGGCGGGGTGCGCAGCGCATCGTCGCTCAGCGGTTGGATGCTCTCGCGCGCGGCATCACGGCGCTGGCGAAAAAAGCGCTGAAGCAACTCGCTGCACTGCGCTTCGAGCACGCCGCCTACGACGCGCGTTCGGTGGTTCAAGCGTGGCTCGGCAAAGAGATCGACGACCGATCCGGCAGCGCCCGTCTTGATGTCGGCCGCGCCGAACACGACACGCGCCAGCCGCGCATGAAGCATCGCGCCCGCGCACATCGCGCAGGGCTCGAGCGTGACGAAAAGCTCGCAGCCATCGAGCCGATAGTTGCCGAGTGCCGTTGCGCCGGCACGAAGTGCGTTGATCTCTGCGTGCGCGCTCGGATCGTGCTGCGCCACCGGCGTATTGCGGCCTTTGGCGACCAGCAAGCCGTCTTTCACGAGCACGGCACCCACGGGCACTTCGCCCGCATCGGCGGCGGCTTGCGCTTCGCTCAATGCGAGCGCCATCCAATCCTTGTCTGTCATCGGTCGCCGGTGCCTGAGCGGATGTCGCAGACGTGATCGGTCCTTCGCAGGGCTTTCAATTGTCCTCAGGCATCTTGCGCTGCGGCTGCATCGCCGCATCGATCGCCTGCTTGTACTGCTGCTGCATTTGCTGACTCTGCTCGCGTGCGTTGGTCGGCGCTGTACCAGCGGCGGGCGCTGGCGCACCGGGTATGGAGGTTGTAGCTGGCAAGGTCGGCGCAGCGATCGGCGCGAGCTGCTTCTTCGCCAGCAGGCCGACGATCACGAGGGCCACCAGCAAACCGACCAATCCGAAAATGCGCATGTCAGATTCCTTGTCTGTCGCTTATGTCTGTCGCTCATCTCACGCAGCTGCGGTCGTGTTCATGCCCAGCCGCACCATCCACTCAGCCAGTGCCTGCTCGTCCGGCGACCCTGTAGAAAAGCGCGAATACATATCGGCATGCGCTTCGCGCCGGTGCTGATTGAGCTTCAGCTTGCACTGCAGGTCGGTCACCCGCAGCGTGAAGCCGACGATGCCGATCAGCATCTTCTGCTGAAAGTCTTCGCCAAGATCGCGCCACTGTTGTGCATAGGCCGGCTCATGCTCGGCGATGAGCTTTTTCAGCAGCTCGTCCTTGGCGGCTGGCTCGGTCACCAGTGCCGACTCGACCTTGCAGTGCACCGCGAGGTAATTCCAGGTCGGCACACGGGCCAGGTCCGGATAGACCGCAGGCGACATGTAGGCATGCGGCCCGAGAAATGTCACGACGGCTTTGGGTCGGGCTTCGAGGTAGCGCCAGTGCCGATTCGGCTTTGCGCAGTGCCCGAGCAAGACGATCGTGCCGTCTTCGTGTTGCTCCGCGACCAGCGGCAGATGCGAGACGAAAGGCAGCCCATCGTCGTCGTTCGAGATCAGGCTGGCGAACGCGTTGGCACGCATCAGCTCGATCGCGATCGCGGGGTCCTTGGAATTGAATTGGGGCGGCAGGTACATGGAGCGTCTCGGGGCGAGCGATGGTACGAATTGTCCGCGAGGCAGCTTCGTTTGCGTGGCGGCGCATGCACCAGGTTACGGAAGTTGAGGCGCCATTTCAGCAAGAGCAAGAACGCTGATGGCGAGAACTGCCCTATGGGCGCACTGAGCTGCCCAAAAGAGCACCCTCACTCCCACTCGATCGTCGCAGGCGGCTTCGAACTCACGTCGTAAGTCACGCGATTGATCCCGCGCACCTCGTTGATGATTCGCCCCGACACCGTCTTCAACAGCGCGTACGGCAGCTCGGCCCAATCCGCAGTCATGAAGTCGCTCGTCTGCACCGCGCGCAGCGCGACGACGTAGTCATACGTACGGCCATCGCCCATCACGCCCACACTCTTCACCGGCAGGAAGACGACGAACGCCTGGCTCGTGAGGTCGTACCAGCTCTTGCCGCTGGCCGGGTCGATGAAGTTGCGCAGCTCCTCGATGAAGATCGCGTCCGCACTGCGCAGCAAGTCGGCGTATTCCCTTTTGACTTCGCCGAGGATGCGTACGCCCAGGCCGGGGCCGGGGAACGGGTGGCGGTACACCATTGCGGGTGGCAGGCCAAGCGCCACGCCAAGTTCGCGCACCTCGTCCTTGAAAAGATCGCGCAACGGCTCGAGCAGCTTCAGGCCCAGTTGCTCCGGCAGGCCACCGACGTTGTGATGGCTCTTGATCGTCACGGCCTTCTTCTTGCCGGTCGACGACTTGGCACCGCCGGACTCGATGACGTCCGGATAGATGGTGCCTTGTGCCAGCCACTTGGCACCCTTGGCGCCCGCGCTGGTCAGCTTGGCAGCTTCCTGCTTGAACACGGTCACGAACTCGCCGCCGATGATCTTGCGCTTGGCTTCCGGGTCGCTCACCCCTCCGAGCTTGCCGAGGAACAGCTCGCTGGCATCGACGCGAATCACTTTCGCTTGCAGCTTGCCGACGAACATCTCCATGACGAGGTCGCCCTCGTTCAAGCGCAGCAAGCCGTGATCGACGAAGACGCAAGTCAGCTGGTCGCCGATGGCCCGATGGATCAACGCGGCAGCAACGGATGAATCCACGCCGCCCGACAGACCGAGGATGACTTCTTCGTCGCCGACTTGCTCACGGATCTTCGCAACCGCCTCGGCCACGTGATCTCGCATGACCCAATCGGGCTTGGAGCGGCAGATGTCGAGCACGAAGCGCTGCAGGATCGCTGTGCCCTGCTGCGTGTGCGTGACTTCGGGATGGAACTGCACGCCATAGAAATGCCGCTCTTCGTCGGCCATGCCGGCAATCGGGCAGCTTTCGGTCGATGCCATCAGCTTGAAGCCGGGCGGCAGCTCGGTAACCTTGTCGCCATGGCTCATCCACACGTTGAGCATGCCAAAACCTTCGTCGGTCTTGAAGTCGGCAATCTCGCTCAACAGATCGGTATGACCGCGTGCACGAACGGCCGCTGCGCCGAACTCGCGCTTATGGCCGCCCTCGACCTTGCCGCCGAGCTGGTGCGCCATGGTTTGCATGCCGTAGCAGATGCCGAGCACCGGCACGCCGAGTTCGAACACCGCCTGCGGTGCCTTGTCGGTCGTGTCTTCGTACACGCTGGCATGGCTGCCGGAGAGGATCACGCCCTTGAGCGACCCATCCTTCGCGTAGTTGCGAAGCCACTCGTTACTGACGTCGCACGGGTGCACTTCACTCAGCACATGGGCTTCGCGCACGCGGCGCGCAATCAGCTGGGTGACCTGCGAGCCGAAATCGAGAATCAGGATCTTGTCGTGTTGCATGGTGTCGGTCACTCGGCCCGGTAGTTGGGCGCTTCTTTGGTGATCTGCACGTCGTGCACATGACTCTCGCGGATGCCGGCGGTCGTGATCTCGACGAACTCAGCCCTGTTCTGCATATCTTCGATCGTCGCGCAGCCGCAGTAGCCCATGCTGGCCCGCACGCCACCGGCCATCTGGTAGACGATCGAGACGATCGATCCCTTGTACGGCACGCGGCCTTCAACGCCTTCGGGCACGAGCTTGTCGGTGTTGGGGTTGCCGGTCGTCGATTCTTGGAAGTAGCGATCGGCACTGCCCTGCTGCATCGCGCCGATGCTTCCCATGCCGCGGTAGCTTTTGTAGCTGCGACCCTGGTACAGCACGATCTCGCCCGGCGCCTCTTCGGTGCCGGCGAACATGCTGCCCATCATCACGGTGCTGGCGCCGGCTGCGATGGCCTTGGCGATATCGCCCGAATAGCGCACGCCGCCGTCGGAAATCAGCGGAACGCCGGTGCCTTGTAAGGCGGTGGCGACGCTGTCGACCGCCATGATCTGCGGTACCCCAACGCCGGCCACGATGCGCGTGGTGCAGATCGAGCCCGGGCCGATACCGACCTTGACCGCATCGGCGCCCACGTCGGCCAGCGCGCGTGCCGCGTCGCCGGTCGCGATGTTCCCGCCGATCACGTCGATCTGTGGATAGTTCTTCTTGACCCAGCGCACGCGCGAGATCACGCCAGCGCTGTGGCCGTGCGCGGTGTCCACCACGATGACGTCGACACCCGCAGCCACCAGAGCTTCCACGCGCTCCTCGGTGCCGTCGCCGACGCCGACGGCTGCACCGACGCGCAGACGCCCGGAGGCGTCACGCGCTGCGTTGGGGAAGCTGGTCTGCTTGGTGATGTCCTTGACAGTGATCAGGCCCTTGAGTTCCCAATCGCTGTTGATGACCAGCAATCGCTCGAGCTTGTACTTGTTGAGCAACGCCTTGGCGTCCGCAAGTGTCGTGCCGTCGGGGACGGTGATGAGCTTGTCGCGCTGCGTCATGATCTCGCTCACCGGCACGTCGTAGCGCGTCTCGAAGCGCAAGTCGCGGCCGGTCACGATGCCGACGACCTTGCCGCCGTCGATCACCGGGAAGCCGGAGATGCCGAGCTGGTCGGACAGTGCCATCACCTGCCGCACCGAATGCGTCGGCGTGATCACCACCGGGTCGCGCAGCACGCCGGATTCGTAGCGCTTCACGCGAGCCACCTCGGCGGCCTGCTGCTGCGCCGTCAGGTTCTTGTGGACGATGCCGATGCCGCCTTCCTGGGCGATCGCGATGGCGAGGCGTGCTTCGGTCACGGTGTCCATCGCCGCTGAAACGAGCGGCAGATTCAACGTGATGTTGCGGGAAAGTCGGGTGGCGAGGGAGGTGTCCTTGGGCAGGACCTGGGAGAACGCTGGCACCAACAACACATCGTCGAAGGTCAGCGCTTTGCCGAGAAGGCGCATGGGGAAGGCTCCAAAAGACGGATTGTAGCGATGACCCCGTACTTACCCGGACCGAAAGCCGGACCAAGGGCCGGACGGAGGGAAATGTGGCGCCGCGCCACATTTGAGGCGAACTGTGGCTGTTTCCCCGCGATCCCCTCAAATCAGCCACGTCAAAACGTTGCAAAAGGTAAGGGAGCGCTAAACTGCCGCCATGAGATTCGTCCACTTGAATTCGCTCGTCCTTGCATTGGTCTGCGCCGTGCCGACGGTCGCAAGCGCGCAATGGCAATGGATCGACAGCGCGGGCAAGAAGGTTTTCAGCGACCAGTCGCCGCCGCCTGATATTCCGGAAAAGAACATCGTGCGCCGCCCGGGCGGAGGCAGTCCGCGGGTGACCTTCCCGCAAGGGACCCCTTCGGCCGCTCCCGATGCAGCGGAACCGGGCACGGCGCCTGCGCCAGCCACGGCTGCGAGTGGCGCTCGGCCATCCGGTGTCGACAAGGAACTCGAAGAAAAAGCGAAGAAGGCGGAAGAAGCCGAAAAGGCCAAGCGCGCAGCAGAGCTTCAGAAGGTCGCGCAGGCAAAAGCCGAAAACTGCAATCGCGCAAGGCAGAGCAAGGCCACCTTCGACAGCGGCATTCGTGTAGCGCGCCTGAACGCCCAGGGCGAACGCGAAATCATCGACGACAAGGCGCGTGCCGAAGAGCAGCAGCGCTTGCAGACGGTCATTGCCAGCGACTGCAAATAAGTTTGCACGCAGGCATCCGAGCAGGCTTGCAGCTCAAGTCAGTAGCCGTCCTTTCCACCGGGGCGACGGCTGGCAAACAACCCGGTCCCGCGCGCACCCTGGCGTTGAAATCGCTCGCGTCGCGCCACCTTGGGATCCACCTTCAGTGGCCGGCACAGCTCGATCCGGTCGTACTCTGCCAGCACACGGTCCCATTCGCATACCCGGCCCCAGACGCCCACGGGCAAGGCAGCCCAATCGAGCGCAGGGAACGAGGCGACAAAGCGGCTGGCGATCAGAGCATCCCGCGCCGTCGCCCCGTTGGACAGCGTCACGGTCTCTTCAAAGATCTGCCGCGGCCCTGGCGAATAGACCAACGTGATCTGCATGGGATTCAGCTCTTGCCGTAAGCCTGCTCGGCGCGCTTGACGAACCCCTCGACCAGACTCGATGCAATCTTGTCGAATACGGGGCCGACCAACGCCTGCAGAGCGAAATTGCTGAAGCCATAGTTCAGGTTCAGTTCGACGCGGCAAGCCCGCTCGCCAGTCTCTCCCACCGGCGTGAACTTCCAGACACCATCGAGGTTCGAGAAGGGTCCGCTGACCAGCTTGAGTTGCACTTCGCGACCGGCGATCTGTGTGTTGCGCGTCGTAAAGCTCTGCCGGATTCCGCCGAACGAAAGTCCGACCTCAGCAGTCATTCCGCTTTCGTCTTGGTCAATCACGCTAGCCCGATTGCACCAAGGCAAAAACTCTGGGTACTTGGCAACATCGGTGACCAGGGCGTACATCTCCTCGGCGCTGTACCAGATGAGGACGGACTTTTGAACAGTTTTCATAGAATCGGCACGGCGTGCGCGACGGATTGTATTGAAGCCATGCCGACCCCACCTTTCCGAGCCATGGCAACCAAAAAGAAACAAGACCCCTCCTCCCGTATCGCCGACAACAAAAAGGCCGCCTACAACTACTTCTTCGAAGAGCGCTTCGAGGCGGGCATCGTGCTCGAAGGCTGGGAGGTGAAATCGCTGCGCGAAGGCAAGGTGCAACTGACCGATGGCTATGTGGTGATCCGTAACGGAGAGCTCTTCGTCATCGGCCTGCAGATCAACCCGCTTAACAGCGCGTCGAGCCATATCACGCCGGATTCGGTCCGCACCAAGAAGCTCTTGCTGCACAAGGAAGAGATTCGCCGCCTGATCGGCAAGATCGAACAAAAGGGCTACACCCTGGTGCCGCTCAACCTTCATTGGAAGGCAGGCAAGGTGAAATGCGAGGTCGCACTGGCCAAGGGCAAAGCCGAGCATGACAAGCGCGACACGATCAAGGACCGCGAAGGCAAGCGTGAGGTCGAACGCGCGATGAAGAAGTTCAGCAAATGAGAACTTTGGCGTTATAGTCACAGAACGTAACAGCGTCACGAGCGAATTTCTGCGTTCGGACCACGCCGCCCACTATTTTTCAAACACATGGCGCTACAACCTCTCGACGCAAGTCAGGTCAATTCACGCGATGGCGGACCGAGTTTCAGTCTCTCGAACCGGCTTTTTCGCGCCTTGTGGAACGTGACTTGGGCCTTGCTCGCGTCTTGGACGCCACCGCCATTCGGCGCATGGCGCCGCTTCTTGCTCACGCTTTTCGGCGCCCGCATGGGAGTGGCCTGTGATGTCCGGGGCAGCGCCAAAGTCTGGTATCCCCCTCACCTGCAAATGGCAGACCGCAGCCTGCTCGCGGACCGAGTCAACTGTTACAACATGGCGCCGATTTCGCTCGGCGAACGCGCACTCGTTTCACAGGGCGCACACCTTTGCGCCGGCAGCCATGACATCCGGACGCGCGACTTTCAGCTGATCGCCAAGCCGATCCACATCGGCGCGGACGTTTGGGTGGCTGCTGAAGCGTTTGTAGGTCCCGGCGTCGAGATCGGCGAGGGATCGGTGCTCGGCGCACGCGCGGTTGCATTTAAATCGCTCGAACCCTGGGGCGTCTATGCAGGCAATCCGGCGCAGTTCGTCAAACGCCGCGTCATTCTCGGTACGGCCGGCGACACGAGCACACCCGGAGATGCAGGCCGGTGAAAGTCCTGAACATCACGCCGACGTTCCATCCGGAGATTGGCGGGATCGAGACAGTGGTGTTGAATCTCTCGGTGCACTGCCAGCGACTGGGCGTCGAGGTAGAGGTGCTCTATGTTTCCCCCGATCACAAGCGGCTGCAAACGCGCACGGTCGAAGGTATCAAAGTCACCGACGTGCCACTGATCGGCAGCAAACTGGTCGGATACGCACCGCAGCTGAGGCAGGCGATTCAGGGCTTCGACCTGCTACATATCCACGACCCTCAATTGATGGCCTTGTCGGTAGGCGTCATGCTGTCCGGCAGCCAACTTCCGCGGGTGTTGAGCACCCATGGCGGCTTTCATCACACGCGCCGGTTGGCAGGCGCCAAGCGACTGCATGAAGAGTTCGCGCTGCGCCGCATGCTCGACTCCTACAAATTGGTGTTGGCGACCAGCGAAAACGACGCTGCTTACTTCGGCCGGTTCACCAAGCGGATCAGGGTGACCGGCAACGGCATCGACGTACAGCGCCACCGGATTGCCGACCGTCCCCCGAGCAACGATTTGCGGCGCTGGGTCTACTGGGGTCGCCTCTCCGAAAACAAGCGCGTCGATCGCCTGCTCGACTACGCCGTGCGACTGAAGGCCATGGGCTATCCGCTCGACCTGCTCATCACCGGAACGGACGTCAGCAGATTGGCTTGCAAATTCCAGACGCGCATCGACAGCGCTGGCTTGCACGACAGCGTGCGGCTGGCGCCGCCAATGAACGATATCGATTTGAAAGCAGCCCTGCGCGATCGAACCGTCTTCGCGACTGCCAGCGAATATGAAGGCTTCGGTCTGACCTTGCTCGAGGCGATGGCGGCTGGGCTGCTCGTGGTGTGCCGTGACGTCGAGCCAATGAACAAGTTCGTGCAAAACGGCCAGAACGGCCTCTGCCTCGCATTCGACGGCAGCGACGCCGACTTTGCGAAACTGGT from Variovorax sp. PAMC28562 includes these protein-coding regions:
- a CDS encoding RnfH family protein, which encodes MQITLVYSPGPRQIFEETVTLSNGATARDALIASRFVASFPALDWAALPVGVWGRVCEWDRVLAEYDRIELCRPLKVDPKVARRERFQRQGARGTGLFASRRPGGKDGY
- a CDS encoding FMN-binding negative transcriptional regulator — translated: MYLPPQFNSKDPAIAIELMRANAFASLISNDDDGLPFVSHLPLVAEQHEDGTIVLLGHCAKPNRHWRYLEARPKAVVTFLGPHAYMSPAVYPDLARVPTWNYLAVHCKVESALVTEPAAKDELLKKLIAEHEPAYAQQWRDLGEDFQQKMLIGIVGFTLRVTDLQCKLKLNQHRREAHADMYSRFSTGSPDEQALAEWMVRLGMNTTAAA
- the smpB gene encoding SsrA-binding protein SmpB; the encoded protein is MATKKKQDPSSRIADNKKAAYNYFFEERFEAGIVLEGWEVKSLREGKVQLTDGYVVIRNGELFVIGLQINPLNSASSHITPDSVRTKKLLLHKEEIRRLIGKIEQKGYTLVPLNLHWKAGKVKCEVALAKGKAEHDKRDTIKDREGKREVERAMKKFSK
- the guaB gene encoding IMP dehydrogenase, with protein sequence MRLLGKALTFDDVLLVPAFSQVLPKDTSLATRLSRNITLNLPLVSAAMDTVTEARLAIAIAQEGGIGIVHKNLTAQQQAAEVARVKRYESGVLRDPVVITPTHSVRQVMALSDQLGISGFPVIDGGKVVGIVTGRDLRFETRYDVPVSEIMTQRDKLITVPDGTTLADAKALLNKYKLERLLVINSDWELKGLITVKDITKQTSFPNAARDASGRLRVGAAVGVGDGTEERVEALVAAGVDVIVVDTAHGHSAGVISRVRWVKKNYPQIDVIGGNIATGDAARALADVGADAVKVGIGPGSICTTRIVAGVGVPQIMAVDSVATALQGTGVPLISDGGVRYSGDIAKAIAAGASTVMMGSMFAGTEEAPGEIVLYQGRSYKSYRGMGSIGAMQQGSADRYFQESTTGNPNTDKLVPEGVEGRVPYKGSIVSIVYQMAGGVRASMGYCGCATIEDMQNRAEFVEITTAGIRESHVHDVQITKEAPNYRAE
- the guaA gene encoding glutamine-hydrolyzing GMP synthase, with the protein product MQHDKILILDFGSQVTQLIARRVREAHVLSEVHPCDVSNEWLRNYAKDGSLKGVILSGSHASVYEDTTDKAPQAVFELGVPVLGICYGMQTMAHQLGGKVEGGHKREFGAAAVRARGHTDLLSEIADFKTDEGFGMLNVWMSHGDKVTELPPGFKLMASTESCPIAGMADEERHFYGVQFHPEVTHTQQGTAILQRFVLDICRSKPDWVMRDHVAEAVAKIREQVGDEEVILGLSGGVDSSVAAALIHRAIGDQLTCVFVDHGLLRLNEGDLVMEMFVGKLQAKVIRVDASELFLGKLGGVSDPEAKRKIIGGEFVTVFKQEAAKLTSAGAKGAKWLAQGTIYPDVIESGGAKSSTGKKKAVTIKSHHNVGGLPEQLGLKLLEPLRDLFKDEVRELGVALGLPPAMVYRHPFPGPGLGVRILGEVKREYADLLRSADAIFIEELRNFIDPASGKSWYDLTSQAFVVFLPVKSVGVMGDGRTYDYVVALRAVQTSDFMTADWAELPYALLKTVSGRIINEVRGINRVTYDVSSKPPATIEWE
- the tadA gene encoding tRNA adenosine(34) deaminase TadA — translated: MTDKDWMALALSEAQAAADAGEVPVGAVLVKDGLLVAKGRNTPVAQHDPSAHAEINALRAGATALGNYRLDGCELFVTLEPCAMCAGAMLHARLARVVFGAADIKTGAAGSVVDLFAEPRLNHRTRVVGGVLEAQCSELLQRFFRQRRDAARESIQPLSDDALRTPPERFTGLTDYPFTSRWIDDLPSLRDWRMHYVDTAPASPKPTLLCLHGPGEWSYLFRHLLAMSGPRMLAPDLIGFGMSDKPKREVVHRLDWHRDVLIEWLDRLQAGPMVLVHSAAATDLATLLSAAAPRQFVGVLTAPEGGEAVAHAWRAPFPDRGHEAALRALAPAAATSGPSPSQALQLIEDAMGYFRE
- a CDS encoding type II toxin-antitoxin system RatA family toxin — protein: MKTVQKSVLIWYSAEEMYALVTDVAKYPEFLPWCNRASVIDQDESGMTAEVGLSFGGIRQSFTTRNTQIAGREVQLKLVSGPFSNLDGVWKFTPVGETGERACRVELNLNYGFSNFALQALVGPVFDKIASSLVEGFVKRAEQAYGKS
- a CDS encoding putative colanic acid biosynthesis acetyltransferase, with amino-acid sequence MLTLFGARMGVACDVRGSAKVWYPPHLQMADRSLLADRVNCYNMAPISLGERALVSQGAHLCAGSHDIRTRDFQLIAKPIHIGADVWVAAEAFVGPGVEIGEGSVLGARAVAFKSLEPWGVYAGNPAQFVKRRVILGTAGDTSTPGDAGR
- a CDS encoding DUF4124 domain-containing protein, which gives rise to MRFVHLNSLVLALVCAVPTVASAQWQWIDSAGKKVFSDQSPPPDIPEKNIVRRPGGGSPRVTFPQGTPSAAPDAAEPGTAPAPATAASGARPSGVDKELEEKAKKAEEAEKAKRAAELQKVAQAKAENCNRARQSKATFDSGIRVARLNAQGEREIIDDKARAEEQQRLQTVIASDCK
- a CDS encoding glycosyltransferase family 4 protein; protein product: MKVLNITPTFHPEIGGIETVVLNLSVHCQRLGVEVEVLYVSPDHKRLQTRTVEGIKVTDVPLIGSKLVGYAPQLRQAIQGFDLLHIHDPQLMALSVGVMLSGSQLPRVLSTHGGFHHTRRLAGAKRLHEEFALRRMLDSYKLVLATSENDAAYFGRFTKRIRVTGNGIDVQRHRIADRPPSNDLRRWVYWGRLSENKRVDRLLDYAVRLKAMGYPLDLLITGTDVSRLACKFQTRIDSAGLHDSVRLAPPMNDIDLKAALRDRTVFATASEYEGFGLTLLEAMAAGLLVVCRDVEPMNKFVQNGQNGLCLAFDGSDADFAKLVEFLSMDQPHQQSMRSASVAFADAYDWPRIAKRFVSAYSEVLSTA